A genomic segment from Chitinophagaceae bacterium encodes:
- the radA gene encoding DNA repair protein RadA, giving the protein MSKTKSAFFCQNCGYESAKWLGKCPSCNEWNTFVEEIITKTGAKDPKDLWKDYNGNSNSKIISLSKVSSAEEERIVTTDTELNRVLGGGIVPGSIVLVAGEPGIGKSTLFLQNGLQLNAIRTLYISGEESEQQIKMRADRIGIASEEFYLLVETDTQKIFQEIKKLKPQLVIVDSIQTLHSPFVESSPGSISQIRETAAELQRYAKETQTPVFLIGHITKDGNIAGPKILEHMVDTVLQFEGDRHYAYRILRTLKNRFGSSSELGIYEMTSAGMRPVQNPSEILITQKEEALSGIAIAATIEGIRPLLIETQALVTQSVYGTPQRTVSGFDLRRLQLLLAVLEKRGGFHFGVKDVFVNIAGGIKAEDPSIDLAIVSALLSSYEDVPLPQNICFAGEVGLSGEIRAVNRIEQRIAEAEKLGFEKIIVSRYSAKNLNKFHPGIEVLALGKVEELYQLLF; this is encoded by the coding sequence ATGAGTAAAACCAAGTCGGCTTTTTTTTGTCAGAATTGCGGGTATGAAAGTGCAAAATGGTTAGGCAAATGCCCGTCTTGTAACGAGTGGAATACTTTTGTAGAAGAAATCATCACAAAAACCGGAGCCAAAGATCCCAAAGACTTATGGAAAGATTACAATGGAAACAGCAACTCCAAAATTATATCACTAAGTAAAGTAAGCAGTGCCGAGGAAGAAAGGATAGTTACTACAGATACAGAGCTTAACCGTGTGCTGGGTGGCGGTATAGTACCCGGCAGTATTGTTTTAGTAGCCGGTGAGCCGGGCATTGGAAAAAGTACATTGTTTTTACAAAACGGGCTTCAACTCAATGCAATACGCACCCTTTACATCAGCGGAGAAGAAAGTGAGCAGCAAATAAAAATGCGTGCCGACAGGATTGGTATTGCCTCTGAAGAGTTTTATCTTTTGGTAGAAACCGATACCCAAAAAATTTTCCAGGAAATTAAAAAGCTAAAGCCGCAACTGGTTATTGTAGATTCCATACAAACGCTGCATTCACCCTTTGTAGAATCTTCGCCAGGGAGCATTAGCCAAATAAGAGAAACCGCAGCCGAGTTGCAGCGCTATGCCAAAGAAACCCAAACCCCGGTTTTTTTAATTGGGCATATTACCAAGGATGGAAATATAGCCGGCCCAAAAATTTTAGAGCACATGGTAGATACAGTTTTGCAGTTTGAAGGAGACCGGCACTATGCATACCGTATTTTAAGAACCTTAAAAAATCGCTTTGGCTCATCGTCGGAACTGGGTATTTACGAAATGACCAGCGCAGGTATGCGCCCCGTACAAAACCCCAGCGAAATTTTAATAACCCAAAAAGAAGAAGCTTTAAGCGGTATTGCCATAGCTGCAACTATTGAAGGCATAAGGCCATTATTAATAGAAACGCAGGCCCTGGTTACCCAAAGCGTTTATGGCACACCGCAGCGTACCGTAAGTGGTTTCGATTTAAGAAGGTTACAATTGCTCCTGGCAGTTTTGGAAAAAAGGGGTGGTTTTCATTTTGGCGTTAAAGATGTATTTGTAAATATTGCCGGTGGTATAAAGGCAGAAGACCCAAGTATTGACCTTGCCATTGTAAGCGCCTTGCTCAGCAGTTATGAAGATGTACCGCTGCCGCAAAATATTTGCTTTGCCGGCGAAGTAGGCTTAAGCGGCGAAATACGAGCCGTAAACCGTATAGAACAACGCATAGCAGAAGCAGAAAAACTGGGTTTTGAAAAAATAATTGTAAGCAGGTACAGTGCAAAAAATTTAAATAAGTTCCACCCGGGTATTGAAGTGCTGGCACTAGGCAAGGTGGAGGAGTTGTACCAATTGTTGTTTTAA
- a CDS encoding bifunctional UDP-N-acetylmuramoyl-tripeptide:D-alanyl-D-alanine ligase/alanine racemase — protein MVQVAYPLHKIANIIYAETAGQLPSVEISRLLTDSRKLIYPNKTLFFALSGAANNGMFFIEELYQNGVRAFVVNKSFAAEANYTGAFFLIVEDVMAALQQLASYHRLQFNIPVIGITGSNGKTIVKEWLNHVLSPEYDIVRSPKSYNSQVGVPLSVWQINSHNTLGIFEAGISLPGEMEKLEKIIQPTLGIFTFIGEAHAEGFESMQQKAEEKIKLFKNCGLLIYCEDEEVVSSAVKKIISGGNKALQTFTWGKSSRASVRVKNIQHDNTVATISMVYLNQPMGFTIPFTDEASIHNAITCFCVLLHFKIAPGFIKERMKTLRAVEMRLELKQGINNCAIINDSYSADINSFGIALDFLQQQEQYNRRTVILSDLLQSGREATALYREIAGLLLSKNLFRFIGIGPQIQKNAKAFSGIINKKFYSSTDEFIASLPVLQLHNETILLKGARVFQFEKISRALEQKQHETVLEINLNALRHNYNVYKQQLLPGVRMMAMVKAFGYGAGSYEVAALLQHAGTNYLGVAYADEGVELRKEGIVLPVMIMNTEEAGFDHIVKYNLEPEIYSFKIFQSFKNYLQQQHIASYKVHIKLDTGMNRLGFKKEDIEKLKDEIFNTPQFHIQSVFSHLVASENLQMEAFTFKQFDAYNEMVAEISQACTYPFLKHLGNSAAIVRYKPMQLDMVRLGIGLYGIEANPLLQKQLLNVTTLKTSISQIHHAKAGETVGYNRAGVLNKDSVIATVRIGYADGYFRQLGNGNGKMLVNGKLAPVIGNVCMDMLMLDITGINAEEEDTVIVFGEDLPVSQIAQWAGTIPYEILCGVSQRVRRVYYEE, from the coding sequence ATTGTTCAGGTGGCATATCCATTACATAAAATTGCAAATATTATATATGCCGAAACCGCAGGGCAACTGCCTTCGGTAGAAATTTCACGGCTATTAACCGACAGCCGGAAATTGATATATCCCAACAAAACATTGTTTTTTGCTTTATCCGGCGCAGCCAATAACGGTATGTTTTTTATAGAAGAACTGTATCAAAACGGTGTGCGGGCATTTGTGGTAAACAAATCATTTGCTGCCGAAGCCAATTATACAGGCGCCTTTTTTTTAATAGTGGAAGATGTAATGGCTGCTTTGCAGCAATTGGCAAGCTATCACAGGTTGCAGTTTAATATTCCGGTAATTGGTATTACAGGCAGTAATGGAAAAACCATTGTAAAAGAATGGTTGAACCATGTATTATCTCCAGAATATGATATTGTACGCAGCCCCAAAAGTTACAACTCACAGGTAGGCGTGCCATTGAGTGTATGGCAAATAAACAGCCATAATACACTGGGTATTTTTGAGGCCGGAATTTCTTTGCCTGGCGAAATGGAAAAACTGGAAAAAATCATTCAGCCTACCCTTGGTATTTTTACTTTTATTGGCGAAGCTCATGCCGAAGGGTTTGAAAGCATGCAGCAAAAAGCAGAAGAAAAAATTAAGCTTTTTAAAAATTGCGGCCTGCTCATTTATTGCGAAGATGAAGAAGTTGTTTCCAGCGCTGTAAAAAAAATTATTTCGGGTGGTAATAAAGCTTTGCAAACCTTTACCTGGGGAAAAAGCAGCAGGGCTTCGGTTCGGGTTAAAAATATACAACACGACAATACGGTTGCAACCATAAGCATGGTTTATCTAAATCAGCCAATGGGTTTTACTATTCCGTTTACAGATGAAGCATCTATACATAATGCCATTACCTGCTTTTGCGTGTTACTGCATTTTAAAATAGCGCCGGGCTTTATTAAAGAAAGGATGAAAACCCTTCGTGCGGTAGAAATGCGGCTGGAACTAAAACAGGGGATCAATAATTGCGCTATCATAAACGATAGCTATAGTGCAGATATTAATTCCTTTGGTATTGCGCTTGATTTTTTGCAACAGCAGGAACAATATAACCGCAGAACGGTAATTTTAAGCGACCTGTTGCAATCGGGCAGGGAAGCTACTGCACTTTACCGGGAAATAGCCGGGTTGCTTTTATCTAAAAACCTTTTTCGCTTTATTGGTATTGGGCCTCAAATACAAAAAAATGCAAAAGCCTTTTCGGGTATAATCAACAAAAAATTTTATTCCTCTACCGATGAATTTATTGCAAGCCTTCCTGTATTGCAGTTGCACAATGAAACTATATTACTGAAAGGTGCAAGGGTTTTTCAGTTTGAAAAAATAAGCAGGGCGCTGGAGCAAAAGCAGCACGAAACCGTTTTGGAAATCAACCTCAATGCACTAAGGCATAATTATAATGTTTACAAACAACAGTTATTGCCCGGTGTAAGAATGATGGCTATGGTAAAGGCATTTGGCTATGGCGCCGGAAGCTATGAAGTAGCGGCATTGCTGCAACATGCTGGCACAAATTATTTAGGTGTTGCTTATGCCGATGAAGGTGTGGAATTAAGAAAAGAAGGAATTGTATTGCCTGTTATGATAATGAATACAGAAGAAGCCGGGTTTGACCATATTGTAAAATATAACCTGGAGCCTGAAATTTATTCCTTTAAAATATTTCAATCTTTTAAAAATTATTTGCAGCAGCAGCATATCGCATCTTACAAAGTGCATATAAAGCTGGATACCGGCATGAACCGCCTTGGGTTTAAAAAAGAAGATATAGAAAAATTAAAAGATGAAATATTTAATACGCCTCAGTTTCATATCCAATCGGTTTTTTCTCATTTAGTGGCAAGCGAAAACCTGCAAATGGAAGCATTTACTTTTAAGCAGTTTGATGCGTACAATGAAATGGTTGCGGAAATTTCACAGGCTTGTACTTATCCTTTTTTAAAACATTTAGGCAACAGTGCTGCTATTGTAAGGTATAAACCCATGCAATTAGATATGGTGAGGCTGGGTATTGGGTTATATGGTATTGAGGCCAATCCACTACTTCAAAAGCAATTGCTTAATGTTACCACATTAAAAACCAGCATTTCTCAAATACATCATGCAAAGGCCGGGGAAACTGTTGGGTATAACAGGGCAGGTGTTTTAAATAAAGATTCTGTAATTGCAACAGTGCGTATTGGGTATGCAGATGGTTATTTTAGGCAGCTGGGAAATGGAAACGGAAAAATGCTGGTGAATGGAAAACTGGCTCCGGTAATTGGCAATGTTTGTATGGATATGTTAATGCTGGATATTACCGGTATTAATGCCGAAGAAGAAGATACCGTAATTGTATTTGGCGAGGATTTGCCCGTGTCACAAATTGCTCAATGGGCGGGTACAATTCCTTATGAAATATTGTGTGGAGTTTCTCAGCGGGTACGCAGGGTTTATTATGAAGAATAA
- a CDS encoding C40 family peptidase produces the protein MNGPAAKPAKVSSKARVFLRPLKIDRNELVRYAKTFLGTPYKYGSVDPGRGLDCSGFVYLVFKNFKVKPPRVSKDYTYEGVEISLKDARPGDIILFTGSNNKSGIVGHMGIITENKRKLKFIHAASGNDIGVIISDFEGYYKIHFVKVIRVLI, from the coding sequence ATTAATGGCCCTGCGGCTAAACCGGCAAAAGTATCTTCTAAAGCAAGGGTGTTTTTAAGACCTTTGAAAATTGATCGCAATGAGCTGGTACGTTATGCTAAAACTTTTTTGGGCACACCGTATAAATATGGTTCGGTAGATCCGGGCCGGGGTTTAGATTGCTCGGGATTTGTGTATCTGGTATTTAAAAATTTTAAAGTAAAGCCACCCAGGGTTTCTAAGGATTATACTTATGAGGGTGTGGAAATAAGCCTTAAAGATGCCAGGCCCGGCGATATTATTTTATTTACCGGTTCCAATAATAAATCAGGCATTGTGGGCCATATGGGTATTATTACAGAAAATAAAAGGAAGTTAAAATTTATCCATGCTGCTAGCGGAAATGATATTGGTGTGATAATAAGTGATTTTGAGGGCTATTATAAAATTCATTTTGTAAAAGTAATCCGGGTACTCATTTAG
- a CDS encoding lipoprotein signal peptidase, with translation MKKINVVLLIALILIIDQTFKIYIKTNFPLDSTRYVAGNWFQLYFVENPGMAYGWKFGGNWGKIALTLFRIIAVVFGTWYLGSILKKNYNKGFIICAALIYAGALGNLIDSCFYGLIFDKGMLYNPQLNHYIGYEGIAQFSAQGYAGFLHGNVVDMLYFPVINGHFPDWFPFWGGEDFVFFRPIFNIADASISTGVITILLFQKRFLKQQNHKETGSTVETTAVVNDETQVL, from the coding sequence ATGAAAAAGATTAATGTAGTTCTGCTTATTGCGCTTATCCTCATTATAGACCAGACATTTAAAATCTATATTAAAACCAATTTTCCCCTCGATTCTACCCGTTATGTGGCCGGCAATTGGTTTCAACTGTATTTTGTAGAAAATCCCGGTATGGCCTATGGCTGGAAGTTTGGCGGAAACTGGGGAAAGATTGCCCTTACATTGTTTAGGATTATTGCCGTGGTTTTTGGTACCTGGTATTTGGGCAGCATCCTTAAAAAAAACTATAACAAAGGGTTTATCATTTGTGCAGCGCTTATTTATGCCGGAGCATTAGGCAACCTTATAGACTCCTGTTTTTATGGCCTTATTTTTGACAAAGGCATGTTGTACAATCCACAACTCAATCACTATATTGGTTATGAAGGAATTGCACAGTTTTCAGCACAGGGTTATGCTGGTTTTTTACATGGCAATGTAGTAGATATGTTATACTTCCCGGTTATTAACGGTCATTTTCCCGATTGGTTCCCGTTTTGGGGTGGAGAAGATTTTGTATTTTTCAGGCCAATATTTAATATTGCAGATGCATCAATAAGTACTGGGGTAATTACAATATTGCTATTTCAAAAGCGTTTCCTAAAGCAGCAAAACCATAAAGAAACAGGCTCAACCGTAGAAACAACTGCAGTAGTAAACGATGAAACACAAGTATTATAA
- a CDS encoding GreA/GreB family elongation factor yields MKPIISNTDYKVLKTLIANCPADFKTIEIGKLVTELERADKVDDNELALDIIKLNSSFVVEDTGAKKAWSLKLTLPQEADVRQQKLSVFSPLGVALLGFKKGMTIQWQLPGGLKNLKILNVINA; encoded by the coding sequence ATGAAACCAATAATAAGCAACACAGACTACAAAGTGCTAAAAACATTAATTGCCAACTGCCCGGCAGATTTTAAAACCATAGAAATAGGTAAATTAGTTACCGAACTGGAAAGGGCCGATAAAGTTGACGATAATGAACTGGCTTTGGATATCATCAAATTAAACTCCAGCTTTGTGGTAGAAGATACCGGGGCAAAAAAAGCCTGGTCGCTAAAACTCACATTGCCACAGGAAGCAGATGTAAGGCAACAAAAATTATCGGTATTTTCACCTTTAGGCGTAGCTTTATTAGGATTTAAAAAAGGAATGACCATACAATGGCAGTTGCCTGGTGGTTTAAAAAACCTAAAAATCCTTAACGTTATAAATGCTTAA
- a CDS encoding transcriptional regulator produces MFKELDPILHSQLRLAVMSLLISVKEAEFTFIKDKTNATAGNLSVQLNKLKEAGYIEVVKQFKDNYPQTICKITAKGINAFEEYVNALQSYMAIKKEEG; encoded by the coding sequence ATGTTTAAAGAACTGGATCCCATATTGCACTCACAACTTAGGCTTGCGGTAATGAGTTTATTAATAAGTGTTAAAGAAGCAGAGTTTACATTTATAAAAGATAAAACAAATGCAACTGCCGGAAACTTAAGTGTACAGTTAAATAAGCTTAAAGAAGCAGGTTATATTGAAGTAGTAAAGCAATTTAAAGATAATTACCCTCAAACCATTTGTAAAATAACGGCAAAGGGCATTAATGCCTTTGAAGAATATGTAAATGCACTGCAATCTTATATGGCCATTAAAAAAGAAGAGGGCTGA
- a CDS encoding TonB-dependent receptor, with translation MRFSFVFLGIILIQMAMGQVKINGTVKDHKGKPISGVSVSLKDTYDGSTSDSLGHYSFETTEKGSFLLEASCLGYGSYMVNLQIDNKDLSNNIVLKKLITDLEAVVISAGTFEASDKKKGTVLTSLDIVTTAGADGDVTGALKTLPGTQQVGETGGLFVRGGTATESNIYMDGALVNNFFYSSTPGIASRGRFNPFLFKGTVFSTGGYSALYGQALSSALILESNDMPERTEASISAHIIGIGAGLQKLAKNKKSSYGFSYNFTHLGLAFAIIKQRQDYFQNPVYHEGDINFRIKTKKNGIIKYYGYFSTGKVGYRVADIDSASLKNALSLKNPNTYHNINWRQNLSNGWKLFTSLSFNANKTEFGQQLQNDAHQKLIFQNPAGYAFKNFDIISRQFFTQARVVVDKKLGGLSAFRFGADYFYSNEKSVFTQYDGTTYKGTVQDNLLANFAETDIYLSNNLAVKLGLRAEHSALIEKWNIAPRVSFAYKLKHKDQISFAYGDFYQKPEPEYLPAANNVGYAKATHYILQYQKTTSLRTFRTELFYKNYAHLYKTGFNNNGKPEVTGNNGNGYARGIEIFLRDKKTIKNADFWISYSFLDTQRDFLNFPNRMTPNFAAKHSASFVLKKFVTKLKTNFNMSYSFASGRPYYNIVFDGVQNKYIVADKGQTINYNNLSLSFNYLPNIGKKDAKTFGVLVLSINNILGQKQVFNYEYGAISGNKQAIVPPSKRFVFIGYFLSFGTDRTEDAINLNL, from the coding sequence ATGAGGTTTTCTTTTGTTTTTTTGGGTATCATATTAATACAAATGGCAATGGGGCAGGTAAAGATAAATGGAACCGTAAAAGATCATAAGGGAAAGCCCATTTCTGGTGTAAGTGTTAGCTTAAAAGATACTTATGACGGATCTACATCGGATTCTTTAGGCCATTATAGCTTTGAAACCACCGAAAAAGGGTCATTTTTATTAGAAGCAAGCTGCTTAGGCTATGGTTCATATATGGTAAATTTGCAAATTGACAATAAAGACCTTTCAAATAATATAGTATTAAAAAAATTAATAACAGACCTTGAAGCAGTGGTAATTTCAGCGGGAACTTTTGAGGCAAGTGATAAAAAGAAAGGTACTGTACTTACCTCTTTAGATATTGTTACCACCGCCGGGGCAGATGGCGATGTTACCGGCGCATTAAAAACCCTGCCGGGTACACAGCAGGTAGGCGAAACTGGTGGCCTTTTTGTGAGAGGCGGCACGGCAACAGAAAGTAATATTTATATGGATGGCGCACTGGTAAATAATTTTTTTTACAGCAGTACGCCTGGAATTGCATCGAGGGGAAGGTTTAATCCCTTTTTATTTAAAGGAACTGTTTTTAGTACGGGTGGCTACTCGGCATTGTACGGGCAGGCGCTTTCATCTGCACTAATTTTAGAAAGTAACGATATGCCCGAAAGAACCGAAGCAAGCATTTCGGCACATATTATTGGTATAGGTGCTGGCTTGCAAAAACTGGCAAAAAATAAAAAATCGTCCTACGGCTTTTCGTATAATTTCACCCACCTGGGTTTAGCCTTTGCCATCATAAAACAAAGGCAGGATTATTTTCAAAACCCCGTTTATCACGAAGGCGATATAAATTTCAGGATTAAAACAAAGAAAAACGGCATCATTAAATATTATGGCTATTTCAGTACCGGTAAAGTGGGTTACCGTGTTGCCGATATAGATTCTGCAAGTTTGAAAAACGCTTTGAGCTTAAAAAACCCCAATACTTACCACAACATCAACTGGAGGCAAAATTTAAGCAATGGATGGAAACTTTTTACCAGCTTAAGTTTTAATGCCAACAAAACAGAATTTGGCCAGCAATTGCAGAATGATGCCCATCAAAAATTAATATTTCAAAATCCGGCCGGTTATGCTTTTAAAAATTTTGATATCATAAGCAGGCAATTTTTTACACAGGCAAGGGTAGTGGTTGATAAAAAATTAGGCGGATTAAGCGCTTTTCGTTTTGGCGCAGATTATTTTTACAGTAATGAAAAATCGGTATTTACGCAATACGATGGCACTACATACAAAGGCACTGTTCAAGATAATTTGCTGGCCAATTTTGCTGAAACCGACATTTACCTTTCCAATAACCTTGCCGTAAAATTGGGGCTAAGGGCAGAGCATTCTGCTTTAATAGAGAAATGGAATATTGCACCAAGGGTTTCCTTTGCCTATAAATTAAAACATAAAGATCAAATTTCATTTGCCTACGGCGATTTTTATCAAAAGCCTGAACCGGAATATTTGCCGGCAGCAAATAATGTTGGCTATGCAAAAGCTACCCATTATATTTTGCAGTATCAAAAAACGACAAGTTTAAGAACTTTTAGAACCGAACTGTTTTATAAGAACTATGCCCATCTTTATAAAACAGGCTTTAACAATAACGGAAAGCCAGAGGTAACCGGCAACAACGGTAATGGCTATGCCCGTGGGATAGAAATTTTCCTGAGAGATAAAAAAACCATTAAAAATGCCGATTTCTGGATATCTTATTCTTTTTTAGATACGCAAAGAGATTTTTTAAATTTTCCGAACCGCATGACGCCCAATTTTGCCGCAAAACATTCTGCTTCATTTGTGTTGAAAAAATTTGTAACAAAGCTCAAAACAAATTTTAACATGAGTTACAGTTTTGCTTCCGGCAGGCCATATTATAATATTGTGTTTGATGGGGTTCAAAATAAATATATAGTTGCCGATAAAGGGCAAACTATTAATTACAATAACCTTAGCCTTAGCTTTAATTACCTGCCTAATATTGGAAAAAAAGATGCCAAAACTTTTGGCGTATTGGTATTATCCATCAATAATATTTTAGGCCAAAAACAGGTATTTAATTATGAGTATGGGGCAATAAGCGGTAACAAACAAGCCATTGTACCTCCTTCAAAACGATTTGTTTTTATCGGGTATTTTTTAAGTTTTGGAACCGATAGAACCGAAGATGCCATTAATTTAAACCTTTAA
- a CDS encoding 2TM domain-containing protein: MGNCKKRASFKTHLITYVLVNAFLWAIWFFSKDNVHAPGFPWPIWTTLGWGIGLAMHYASAYIFPRMNSVENEYNKLKNKQ; the protein is encoded by the coding sequence TTGGGAAATTGCAAAAAAAGGGCAAGCTTTAAAACACACTTAATTACTTATGTGCTGGTAAACGCATTTTTATGGGCTATATGGTTCTTTAGTAAAGACAATGTGCATGCTCCGGGTTTTCCCTGGCCAATATGGACAACGCTGGGCTGGGGTATTGGCCTGGCCATGCATTATGCAAGTGCTTATATTTTTCCCCGTATGAATTCGGTAGAAAACGAATACAATAAATTAAAAAACAAACAATAA
- a CDS encoding FMN-binding glutamate synthase family protein encodes MRRNFVLLSTLLIVVTLLFAIYLSPNWYVVLGIIFLLTLLGYYDMFQKKHSVMRIYPVLGRLRFLMEELRPKIYQYFIESDIDGRPINRIDRSTIYQRSKQENDTMPFGTQLDVYADGYEWVCHSMAPKDFKKLEQDPRVMIGNKECSQPYSCSIYNIAAMSYGALSANAVEAMNAGAKIGGFAHNTGEGGISNHHLKHGGDIIWQIGTGYFGCRTEDGNFDDELFQQKAQLPQVKMIEIKISQGAKPGHGGILPASKNSPEIAAIRHIKPHTLVESPPYHKAFSTPKELIQFINKLRQLSGGKPVGFKLCIGHKSEFIAICKAMMEANSYPDFITVDGAEGGTGAAPQEFSNYVGAPLLDGLDFVHNILTGLSIRQHIRILASGKILTGFHIIRAMALGADVCYTARAMMMAVGCIQALLCNTNKCPVGVATQDTKLTVGLVVDDKKQRVANFHRNTIKSVVELLGASGLERKENITRSHIYRRVSFQSMATYEEIFPSYAAGSFLTVVPDRYKQDFKVANADYWGFPNIGSWSHQ; translated from the coding sequence ATGAGACGCAATTTTGTTTTGCTTTCTACATTACTTATAGTAGTTACCCTGTTATTTGCTATTTATCTTTCACCCAACTGGTATGTGGTGCTGGGTATAATATTTTTGCTTACCCTATTGGGATATTACGATATGTTTCAAAAAAAACATTCGGTAATGCGTATTTACCCGGTGCTGGGAAGGTTGCGTTTTTTAATGGAAGAATTGCGCCCTAAGATATATCAATATTTTATTGAGTCGGATATTGATGGAAGGCCAATAAACAGGATAGACCGTTCAACCATTTACCAGCGCTCGAAACAGGAAAACGATACCATGCCTTTTGGCACCCAACTGGATGTTTATGCAGATGGTTATGAGTGGGTTTGCCATTCTATGGCGCCAAAGGATTTTAAAAAATTAGAACAAGACCCCAGGGTGATGATTGGCAATAAAGAATGCAGCCAACCCTATTCTTGCAGTATCTATAATATTGCTGCAATGAGTTATGGTGCATTAAGCGCAAATGCAGTAGAGGCCATGAATGCCGGGGCAAAAATTGGCGGCTTTGCCCATAATACCGGCGAAGGCGGCATTAGTAACCATCACCTAAAACATGGCGGCGATATTATTTGGCAAATAGGTACAGGATATTTTGGCTGCCGCACCGAAGATGGAAATTTTGATGACGAGTTGTTTCAGCAAAAAGCACAATTGCCGCAGGTAAAAATGATTGAAATAAAAATTTCTCAAGGCGCCAAACCCGGCCATGGAGGTATTTTACCTGCATCAAAAAATTCTCCTGAAATTGCAGCCATCAGGCATATAAAGCCGCATACTTTGGTAGAATCCCCACCTTACCATAAGGCATTTAGTACGCCAAAAGAACTCATTCAATTTATAAACAAACTCCGCCAGCTTTCCGGCGGAAAACCGGTAGGCTTTAAATTATGTATTGGCCATAAAAGTGAGTTTATAGCCATTTGTAAAGCCATGATGGAAGCAAATAGCTATCCAGATTTTATAACGGTGGATGGTGCTGAAGGCGGAACCGGTGCAGCGCCACAGGAATTTTCAAATTATGTGGGAGCGCCTTTATTGGATGGATTGGATTTTGTACATAATATCCTCACCGGTTTATCTATTCGCCAGCATATTAGAATATTGGCTTCTGGAAAAATACTCACCGGCTTCCATATTATACGTGCCATGGCACTGGGCGCCGATGTATGCTATACGGCAAGGGCAATGATGATGGCAGTGGGCTGCATACAGGCTTTGCTTTGCAATACTAATAAATGCCCGGTTGGCGTGGCTACACAAGATACTAAGCTCACAGTAGGGCTTGTAGTAGATGATAAAAAACAGCGGGTAGCCAATTTTCATAGGAATACCATTAAAAGTGTGGTGGAATTATTGGGCGCTTCCGGTTTGGAACGTAAGGAAAATATTACCCGATCCCATATTTACCGCAGGGTTTCTTTTCAATCTATGGCTACTTATGAAGAAATATTTCCTTCATATGCTGCAGGCTCATTTTTAACCGTAGTGCCGGATAGATACAAGCAAGATTTTAAAGTAGCAAATGCAGATTACTGGGGCTTTCCCAATATTGGGAGTTGGAGCCACCAGTAA